The Microbacterium sp. Nx66 genome contains a region encoding:
- the mpaA2 gene encoding MpaA2 family daptide-type RiPP has protein sequence MTAALPALEFTELEAMDAPGDADDYIRGFAVGVIIGILALT, from the coding sequence ATGACCGCAGCACTGCCGGCGCTCGAGTTCACCGAACTCGAGGCCATGGATGCGCCGGGCGATGCCGACGACTACATCCGCGGCTTCGCCGTGGGCGTGATCATCGGAATTCTCGCTCTGACCTAG
- the mpaA3 gene encoding MpaA3 family daptide-type RiPP, which produces MQTTSLEFLELEQIDTPLEWWEHASYIIAIIGGAAAIAT; this is translated from the coding sequence TTGCAGACCACGTCGCTGGAGTTCCTGGAACTCGAACAGATCGACACCCCGCTCGAGTGGTGGGAGCACGCGAGCTACATCATCGCGATCATCGGCGGAGCCGCCGCCATCGCGACCTGA